A DNA window from Arachis hypogaea cultivar Tifrunner chromosome 18, arahy.Tifrunner.gnm2.J5K5, whole genome shotgun sequence contains the following coding sequences:
- the LOC112770418 gene encoding uncharacterized protein, with translation MEKKLEDIGLGIASSRKKTVYKNVTREANSSLTNVTLIVESLHRNGNTICISKVHISTLYILALSQFAFPSHESSSSPSFQQEIFKGSRLFRMYVIVGTAVDLFLLLAYVLGGFARGDEHAVRRIFVDVDWIHDVWLNKTLSATASLRDIIWYWFGKGIAVANLGYFSMNLFFFLDTKVPSQSF, from the exons ATGGAGAAGAAATTGGAAGATATTGGTCTCGGAATAGCAAGTTCGAGGAAAAAGACTGTCTACAAGAATGTGACTAGAGAGGCAAATTCCTCCCTGACAAATGTGACACTGATTGTGGAAAGCCTACACAGAAATGGTAACACTATATGCATTAGTAAGGTTCATATTAGCACTCTATACATATTAGCACTCTCACAATTTGCATTCCCATCACATGAAtcttcatcatcaccatcatttcAGCAAGAGATCTTTAAGGGTAGCAGGTTGTTTAGGATGTATGTGATTGTTGGAACAGCAGTGGATTTGTTTTTGCtattggcttatgttcttggtggaTTTGCAAGAGGGGATGAGCATGCTGTGAG GAGGATCTTTGTTGATGTTGATTGGATTCATGATGTTTGGCTTAACAAGACTTTGTCTGCAACTGCAAGCCTTCGG GACATAATATGGTATTGGTTTGGGAAGGGGATTGCAGTGGCAAACTTGGGATATTTCTCCATGaatctgtttttttttcttgatacCAAGGTTCCTTCCCAGAGCTTTTGA